One genomic region from bacterium encodes:
- the nadD gene encoding nicotinate-nucleotide adenylyltransferase, with protein sequence MAIRLGIFGGTFNPIHIGHLIIAQESLSQFALDKIIFIPAAIPPHKNLKGIASAEHRLQMTKLAISGNPQFVVSDLELKRRDTSYTIDTIRLLQKKYGNTAVLYFIIGMDALTEIYTWKKAEELLELCRFIVAPRTGFTFSSLDATIRRKIKILRLEPINISASEIRKRIKNGKPIRYFLPEKVYQYLRDSSVYGKNVG encoded by the coding sequence CATTTAATCCGATTCATATTGGTCATCTGATTATCGCGCAAGAAAGTCTCAGTCAGTTTGCGTTGGATAAAATTATTTTTATCCCGGCAGCGATACCACCGCATAAAAACCTGAAAGGAATCGCATCAGCAGAACATCGGTTGCAGATGACGAAATTAGCAATTTCTGGCAATCCGCAGTTTGTGGTTTCTGACCTAGAATTGAAACGACGTGATACATCATATACAATAGATACTATAAGATTATTGCAGAAAAAGTATGGAAACACGGCCGTATTGTATTTTATTATCGGAATGGATGCTTTAACGGAAATATATACCTGGAAGAAAGCGGAGGAATTATTAGAGTTATGCCGATTTATAGTCGCGCCCCGCACTGGGTTTACCTTTAGTTCACTTGATGCAACCATTCGCCGGAAAATAAAAATATTGCGGCTCGAGCCAATAAATATTTCTGCGAGTGAAATCCGAAAACGAATCAAGAATGGGAAGCCAATTCGGTATTTTTTACCAGAAAAAGTATATCAATACTTGCGGGATTCGTCGGTTTATGGTAAAAATGTAGGTTGA